The following are from one region of the Silene latifolia isolate original U9 population chromosome 9, ASM4854445v1, whole genome shotgun sequence genome:
- the LOC141602651 gene encoding amino acid transporter AVT6E-like, which produces MELQMKSIDLHDQYASQIPITVEPISPELVSRNGYAKFSNGFDDSDDNYPLIVGGIGKGSGVSGAVFNLTTSIIGAGIMALPATMKVLGLGVGLILIVIMGILSEITVELLIRFAVHCKAMSYGEIVQFALGRPARILSEIFIIINNAGVLVVYLIIIGDVMSGSAHHVGVFDQMMGTGVWDQRKLVILVVLLVFLAPLCALEKIDSLSLTSAASVVLAVVFVVVTCIIAFIKLFEGKIETPRMTPDFSSKKAILDLLVVIPIMTNAYVCHFNVQPIYNELYGRSPKKMNLIGRITTVICVVVYGLTAFSGYLLFGKTTESDVLTNFDIDLGIPYSSALNYVVRVGYILHLILVFPVIHFSLRETVYTLVFPAAGPLSDNRQRLLGLTMVLLALIYLASTMIPSIWTAFKFTGATTAVSLGFIFPCLIGLRLNKQGEVLTSREKRFSWIMLVLASIVGIVGVIGNIYGLGSQSE; this is translated from the coding sequence ATGGAATTACAAATGAAAAGTATTGATCTTCATGATCAATATGCATCCCAAATCCCAATAACAGTAGAACCCATTTCACCAGAATTGGTTTCAAGAAATGGGTATGCAAAATTTTCAAATGGGTTTGATGATTCTGATGATAATTACCCTCTTATTGTGGGTGGTATTGGTAAAGGTTCAGGGGTGTCTGGTGCAGTTTTTAATCTTACAACATCAATTATTGGTGCCGGGATCATGGCTTTGCCTGCTACTATGAAagttttgggattgggggttggTTTAATTTTGATAGTAATTATGGGAATTTTGTCAGAAATTACTGTTGAATTGCTAATAAGATTTGCAGTGCATTGTAAGGCAATGTCATATGGAGAGATAGTTCAATTTGCACTAGGTCGGCCTGCGAGGATTTTGTCGGAAATTTTCATTATCATCAACAATGCAGGAGTTTTggttgtttatttgattattattggtGATGTGATGTCTGGTTCAGCTCATCATGTTGGGGTCTTTGATCAAATGATGGGTACCGGGGTTTGGGATCAAAGAAAGCTCGTAATATTAGTGGTTTTACTCGTGTTTCTAGCGCCTTTGTGTGCGTTGGAAAAGATTGATTCTTTGAGTTTGACTTCAGCTGCTTCGGTAGTTCTTGCTGTGGTGTTTGTTGTGGTTACTTGTATCATTGCATTTATTAAACTTTTTGAAGGAAAGATTGAGACTCCTAGGATGACACCGGATTTTAGTTCTAAGAAGGCGATTTTGGATTTGCTTGTGGTGATTCCAATTATGACGAATGCATATGTATGCCATTTTAATGTACAACCGATATATAATGAGCTTTACGGACGTTCTCCTAAGAAAATGAATCTCATAGGGAGAATCACAACTGTTATTTGTGTGGTGGTTTATGGCCTTACTGCATTTTCCGGCTACTTGCTTTTTGGAAAGACTACAGAATCTGATGTTCTGACCAATTTCGACATTGATCTTGGTATTCCTTATAGCTCGGCCTTGAATTATGTGGTTAGGGTTGGATACATTCTTCACTTGATTCTTGTTTTCCCAGTCATTCATTTCTCACTGAGGGAGACAGTATATACCTTGGTTTTTCCGGCTGCAGGGCCACTTTCAGATAACAGGCAAAGGCTTTTAGGTCTAACCATGGTGTTGTTGGCCTTAATTTATCTCGCTTCTACAATGATTCCGAGTATTTGGACTGCTTTCAAGTTTACAGGGGCAACAACAGCAGTTTCCTTAGGTTTCATATTTCCATGTCTTATAGGATTGCGCCTAAATAAACAAGGAGAAGTATTGACCTCCCGAGAGAAGCGTTTCTCATGGATCATGCTAGTGTTGGCATCAATAGTTGGAATAGTTGGAGTAATTGGTAATATTTATGGGCTGGGAAGCCAATCCGAATGA
- the LOC141599699 gene encoding uncharacterized protein LOC141599699 produces the protein MNTQKLNNKISSMEKTFASYNILLEFRKFRIAQTWMLVAHSCLLFFIFWTVGLEKLLKSKWLSLPDEYTAEAKETVSENKDSNDFDSDDESDGDDDDDDDDDNDDDDEDSEEDESDDDDDDDDDDETNAGSGSSDDSEDDDSDDDEVDSDGDDEDDEDAEDEEDAEDEEGEKNKQPPSLKKK, from the exons ATGAATACACAAAAGCTCAATAATAAGATCTCTTCAATGGAGAAAACTTTTGCCTCGTATAATATACTACTTGAATTTCGCAAGTTTCGAATTGCTCAAACATGGATGTTGGTTGCTCATTCCTGCTTGTTATTTTTCATCTTCTGG ACCGTCGGACTAGAGAAGCTTCTCAAGAGCAAGTG GTTATCTCTGCCTGATGAGTACACAGCAGAGGCAAAGGAAACTGTGAGTGAGAATAAGGATTCCAATGACTTTGACAGTGATGATGAAAgcgatggtgatgatgatgatgatgatgatgatgacaatgatgatgacgatgaggacTCAGAAGAAGAcgaaagtgatgatgatgatgatgatgatgatgatgatgagaccAATGCCGGCAGTGGAAGTAGTGATGATTCTGAAGATGATGATTCTGATGATGATGAGGTCGACTCAGATGGTGACGACGAAGATGATGAAGACGCCGAGGATGAAGAAGACGCCGAGGATGAAGAAGGTGAAAAAAATAAGCAACCACCATCATTGAAAAAGAAGTGA
- the LOC141599700 gene encoding uncharacterized protein LOC141599700 — protein MGNAPSVLTQYDIEEVQEHCSKLFNQQEIVSLYQRFCQLDRSAKGFISADEFMSVPEFAMNPLAQRLLKMVDGLNFKDFVAFLSAFSPKASIEQKIGLIFKVYDSDGNGKVTFNDILEVLNDLTGSYMSDKQREEVLMQLLQEAGYTRDSYLFFEDFVKIFVNSDLKMEVDIPVD, from the exons ATGGGTAATGCACCATCAGTGCTTACTCAATATGAtattgaagaagttcaagaacaCTGCAGTAAATTAT TTAATCAGCAAGAGATAGTTTCTTTGTATCAAAGGTTTTGTCAACTCGATCGAAGTGCCAAGGGTTTTATTTCAGCTGATGAGTTCATGTCCGTGCCAGAGTTTGCTATGAATCCTCTAGCTCAG AGGTTGCTCAAGATGGTGGACGGTTTGAATTTTAAGGATTTTGTGGCATTTTTGTCAGCATTCAGTCCTAAAGCAAGCATTGAACAGAAAATTGGCC TTATTTTCAAGGTTTATGACTCAGATGGTAACGGAAAGGTGACTTTCAATGACATTCTAGAAGTATTAAATGACTTAACAGGGTCATACATGTCTGATAAGCAAAGGGAG GAAGTCTTAATGCAATTGTTGCAAGAAGCTGGCTACACAAGGGATTCTTATTTGTTTTTCGAGGATTTTGTTAAG ATTTTTGTGAATTCGGACTTGAAGATGGAGGTAGACATTCCTGTCGACTGA